Proteins encoded together in one uncultured Sphaerochaeta sp. window:
- a CDS encoding shikimate kinase: MKHLYFCGIKHSGKSTLGKLAAQALGYSWVDLDDLVLQGIAPYRSIREFYQEAGKKAFMEEEVRALKAFLNTRETPYIISLGGGASDNQALIDVIKHSGKLVYLEVKEPVLLQRILKGGVPPFLDPSDPESSFASLYESRHARYSNICDIMVRLPNYPDVRDTARFLVETLKIEV, from the coding sequence ATGAAACACCTTTACTTCTGCGGAATCAAACACAGCGGCAAATCCACGCTGGGGAAGCTTGCCGCCCAAGCATTGGGATACTCCTGGGTCGATCTTGATGACTTGGTTCTCCAGGGTATTGCTCCATACCGTTCCATCCGTGAATTCTATCAGGAAGCGGGCAAAAAGGCCTTCATGGAAGAGGAAGTGAGGGCACTCAAGGCATTTCTCAACACAAGAGAAACCCCTTACATCATCAGCCTTGGGGGAGGAGCCTCTGACAACCAGGCCTTGATCGATGTGATCAAGCATTCAGGAAAGCTCGTCTACCTGGAAGTGAAGGAACCGGTCCTCCTGCAGCGAATCCTGAAGGGAGGGGTTCCTCCCTTTCTCGATCCTTCAGATCCTGAGTCTTCCTTCGCTTCGCTGTATGAGAGCAGACATGCACGCTATAGCAACATTTGTGACATCATGGTACGATTACCAAATTACCCGGACGTCCGCGATACGGCGCGGTTCCTTGTTGAAACACTGAAAATCGAGGTTTGA
- a CDS encoding HD domain-containing protein — protein MELQNQISSTLLKKRKREKTEDVRGPYYRDTTAIIHSSPFRRLKHKTQVFFAPSNDHICTRMEHCLHVSSIASTICKGLGLDSEIAWAIGMGHDLGHTPFGHTGEKILSAKMQEAGFLPFEHEVNSLRVVDFLTSHGKGLNLTYAVRDGIACHNGEQLVQSIMPTFTVRDLEQITSRKGLIPATYEGAVVRFSDTIAYLGRDFEDACRLGIINEEQLPQKVSRILGKRNADIIDTLVSDVIEHSNETVGISFSDEVFPAVQEMIKFNYQSIYKSPMLEGYERYFNRLLTLILDYLNFLLGTYGYREELYVQEKNMLAMGFYHHLMDMHEAYEERDGNIGRLIYDYVAGMSDNFCLDCANEILKPEHLNDSIEHSLTGKWFDAR, from the coding sequence ATGGAATTACAAAATCAAATCTCCAGTACACTGTTGAAAAAACGAAAACGAGAGAAGACTGAGGATGTACGAGGCCCGTACTATCGTGATACGACAGCCATCATCCACTCTTCACCATTCCGTAGGCTCAAGCACAAGACCCAGGTATTCTTTGCTCCCAGCAATGACCATATCTGTACGAGAATGGAACATTGCCTGCACGTCTCCTCGATCGCCTCAACAATCTGCAAGGGGCTTGGCCTGGATAGTGAGATTGCCTGGGCAATCGGAATGGGGCATGATTTGGGTCATACCCCGTTCGGTCATACTGGGGAGAAGATTCTCTCTGCAAAAATGCAGGAAGCAGGGTTTCTTCCGTTCGAACATGAGGTCAACAGCCTGAGGGTCGTCGATTTTCTTACCTCACACGGGAAGGGGCTTAATCTGACCTATGCAGTCAGGGATGGCATTGCCTGCCATAACGGTGAGCAGCTGGTACAGTCCATCATGCCGACCTTTACGGTGAGGGACCTGGAGCAGATTACCAGTAGAAAAGGTTTGATACCGGCCACCTATGAGGGAGCAGTGGTACGTTTCAGTGACACCATTGCCTATCTTGGCAGGGATTTCGAAGATGCCTGCAGGCTTGGGATCATCAATGAGGAACAGCTTCCACAGAAGGTCTCCCGCATACTTGGGAAACGCAATGCTGATATTATTGACACCTTGGTAAGTGACGTCATTGAGCACTCCAATGAAACGGTGGGAATCAGTTTCAGTGATGAAGTTTTTCCCGCTGTGCAGGAGATGATCAAATTCAACTACCAATCCATCTACAAGAGCCCCATGCTGGAGGGGTATGAGCGGTACTTCAACCGCTTGTTGACGCTTATTCTCGATTACCTCAACTTCCTGCTGGGAACCTATGGCTATCGAGAGGAGTTGTACGTGCAGGAAAAGAACATGCTCGCAATGGGCTTCTACCATCATTTGATGGATATGCATGAAGCATACGAAGAGAGAGATGGGAATATTGGCCGCCTCATCTATGACTATGTGGCTGGCATGAGTGACAATTTCTGCCTCGATTGTGCCAATGAGATTCTCAAGCCTGAACATCTCAATGACAGTATTGAACACTCCTTGACGGGGAAATGGTTTGACGCCCGCTAG
- a CDS encoding DNA repair helicase XPB, with protein sequence MRDTPLIVQSDKTLLLDVHHEQSEACRNDLVRFCELIKSPEHMHTYALSAISLWNASSCGVDASFILSRLDFWSKFPVPESVRFYIEDMGTRWGKVILSGSEDPRYYELWVENKRIRTELLSRQAIAKLLVVKDESRFLLEAYNRGEIKLQLIKIGYPVDDRIPLKHGPKLPFTLRETTLGGKSFSVRPYQRQAADALLGDLGPGSGFGTIVLPCGSGKTVVGMHIMERLTTKTLVVTTNVAAVHQWISEILDKTTLTKDQVGEYTGERKESKDVIVCTYQVLTYRPDKEGPFPHLELLTKGNWGLIIYDEVHMLPAPVFKVTAELQAVYRVGLTATLVREDGREDEVFSLVGPKRFDVPWNELQQQGFIAEAYCHEVRIDLPQEDEIPYAIGTKREKYRIASENKRKLEVVQALVDRHPDDFILIIGQYLDQLKGIANHFGLPIITGSTPNIKREELYRDFREGKQRILVVSKVANFAIDLPDASVAIQVSGTFGSRSEEAQRLGRILRPKNRSSFFYSVVTRYSSEEEFAANRQKFLAEQGYSYEIEVWDT encoded by the coding sequence ATGAGAGATACCCCACTTATTGTACAGAGTGACAAAACCCTGCTTCTGGATGTTCACCATGAACAAAGTGAGGCATGTCGCAACGACCTTGTCCGTTTCTGCGAGCTGATCAAGAGCCCTGAGCATATGCACACCTATGCCTTGAGCGCAATCAGTCTCTGGAATGCCTCAAGCTGCGGGGTGGATGCATCCTTCATTCTCTCACGCCTTGATTTCTGGTCAAAGTTTCCAGTACCGGAATCGGTGCGTTTTTATATTGAGGATATGGGGACGCGTTGGGGAAAAGTCATTCTCTCAGGCAGTGAAGATCCTCGCTACTATGAGCTATGGGTTGAAAATAAACGCATCAGGACGGAATTGCTCAGCAGACAGGCCATTGCAAAACTGTTGGTGGTAAAGGATGAATCACGATTTCTCCTTGAAGCGTACAATCGCGGAGAGATCAAGCTCCAACTGATCAAGATCGGGTATCCTGTTGATGACAGGATCCCTTTGAAACATGGTCCCAAGCTGCCCTTCACGCTCAGGGAAACCACCCTCGGAGGAAAATCCTTTTCGGTACGCCCCTACCAGAGACAGGCAGCCGATGCCTTGCTAGGAGATCTTGGTCCGGGGAGCGGGTTCGGAACCATAGTCCTTCCCTGCGGTTCAGGGAAGACAGTGGTGGGAATGCATATCATGGAACGACTTACCACCAAGACGTTGGTGGTCACAACCAATGTGGCCGCAGTCCACCAGTGGATCAGTGAAATATTGGACAAGACCACCTTAACAAAGGACCAGGTCGGGGAATACACTGGAGAAAGGAAGGAAAGCAAGGATGTCATCGTTTGCACCTACCAGGTACTGACCTACCGCCCAGACAAGGAAGGTCCTTTCCCTCATCTTGAATTGCTTACCAAGGGGAACTGGGGTCTGATCATTTATGATGAGGTACATATGCTTCCTGCCCCGGTGTTCAAGGTCACCGCAGAGTTGCAGGCTGTCTACCGCGTAGGTCTTACCGCAACCCTGGTAAGGGAAGATGGTCGTGAGGATGAAGTCTTCAGTCTTGTTGGACCCAAGCGTTTTGATGTCCCCTGGAACGAGTTGCAGCAGCAGGGATTTATCGCTGAAGCGTATTGCCATGAAGTAAGGATTGACCTTCCCCAGGAGGATGAGATTCCCTATGCCATAGGGACAAAACGGGAAAAATACCGTATCGCCAGCGAGAACAAGCGCAAGCTGGAAGTGGTACAGGCTTTGGTTGACCGACATCCCGACGATTTCATTCTCATCATCGGCCAGTATCTCGACCAACTCAAGGGCATCGCCAACCATTTCGGACTGCCGATCATTACCGGAAGTACCCCAAACATAAAACGGGAAGAGTTGTATAGGGATTTCAGGGAAGGAAAGCAACGTATCCTGGTTGTCAGCAAGGTAGCAAACTTTGCAATCGACCTTCCTGATGCATCGGTTGCCATCCAGGTCAGCGGAACCTTCGGGTCGAGAAGTGAGGAAGCACAGAGACTGGGAAGAATTCTCAGGCCAAAGAACCGCTCCTCCTTTTTCTATTCTGTGGTAACACGGTACTCGAGTGAGGAAGAGTTTGCCGCCAATCGTCAGAAATTCCTTGCCGAGCAAGGCTATTCCTATGAGATAGAGGTATGGGACACGTGA
- the aroE gene encoding shikimate dehydrogenase: protein MLCLTLTGSTLEENRALVERNRQWIALAELRLDHLLPDEQKIASSFPSTVDLPVMLTMRRKIDGGMCSLPEKQRLQLLYEAAKGDFTYVDIEDDVKKSDLKFKDPLFEQKVDLENMLRTRGIRIVRSYHNFECVPADLFGRIHKLAAKGDIPKVAVTPGNMMDVITLFRVQQELSNLTEKIVIGMGPYGVCTRILYKKCGSLLSFCSDSQAAPGHLSAQSMSELYRSDKLDAKTHIYGIIGNPVSHTSSPIIHNPGFEAIRYNAVYVPFLVDSVRAFFKLAEMLQIHGFSVTVPHKRSVQPYLGRITREVKQIGSCNTVVRIQNMWKGINTDYYGFLAPIDDLIAQGEIRNALVIGAGGASRAVVWALHNHGVKVTILNRSIEHARTLANETMSAYDTLDNAHLYSETVDLVVQTTNVGMGDLEGQEPCPSLHFSGNEIVYELVYKPEETAFLKRAKRAGCTIIGGKQMLMEQGKLQFEAFTGYHYPHWVTVSL from the coding sequence GTGCTTTGCCTAACTCTTACCGGCTCGACCTTGGAGGAGAACCGGGCCTTGGTGGAACGCAACCGGCAGTGGATTGCACTCGCAGAACTGCGGCTCGACCATCTGCTTCCCGATGAACAGAAGATAGCTTCCTCGTTTCCTTCCACCGTGGACCTCCCGGTAATGTTGACCATGCGCCGAAAAATTGATGGTGGAATGTGCAGCTTACCTGAGAAACAGCGGTTGCAGCTTCTCTATGAGGCAGCAAAAGGTGATTTTACCTATGTAGATATTGAGGACGATGTCAAGAAGAGTGACCTGAAGTTTAAGGATCCTCTCTTTGAGCAAAAGGTGGATCTGGAGAATATGCTCCGAACCCGTGGCATACGGATTGTCAGGAGCTACCATAATTTTGAGTGCGTACCTGCAGATCTCTTTGGGAGAATCCATAAGTTGGCAGCCAAGGGGGATATACCCAAGGTGGCTGTCACCCCAGGAAACATGATGGATGTCATTACCCTTTTCAGGGTCCAGCAGGAACTTTCCAACCTCACAGAAAAAATTGTGATCGGTATGGGTCCCTACGGAGTCTGTACTCGTATCCTCTACAAGAAGTGCGGTTCCTTGCTGAGCTTCTGTTCGGACAGCCAAGCAGCTCCCGGTCACCTCAGTGCCCAAAGCATGAGTGAGCTATACCGCTCTGACAAGCTTGATGCCAAGACCCATATCTATGGGATCATCGGCAATCCGGTCAGCCATACCTCCTCTCCCATAATCCATAATCCTGGATTTGAGGCAATTCGCTATAATGCAGTATATGTTCCGTTCCTTGTGGATTCGGTCAGGGCATTCTTCAAGCTGGCCGAGATGCTGCAAATCCATGGATTCTCGGTAACCGTTCCCCATAAACGAAGCGTGCAACCTTACTTGGGACGCATCACCCGTGAAGTGAAACAAATCGGTTCATGCAATACAGTGGTCAGGATCCAGAACATGTGGAAAGGGATCAATACTGATTACTACGGATTCCTTGCCCCGATCGATGACCTGATTGCACAAGGGGAAATCAGGAATGCTTTGGTAATCGGCGCCGGCGGTGCGAGTAGGGCGGTAGTATGGGCACTGCACAACCATGGCGTAAAGGTCACCATCCTCAACAGGAGCATCGAACATGCCAGGACCTTGGCGAATGAGACGATGAGTGCCTACGATACCCTGGATAATGCACACCTCTACAGTGAAACGGTGGATTTGGTGGTACAGACAACCAATGTAGGAATGGGGGATCTGGAAGGCCAGGAGCCTTGTCCATCCCTGCATTTTTCTGGCAATGAAATCGTGTATGAATTGGTCTATAAGCCAGAGGAGACAGCCTTTCTCAAGCGGGCCAAGAGAGCAGGTTGTACCATCATTGGTGGAAAGCAGATGTTGATGGAGCAGGGAAAGCTACAGTTTGAAGCCTTTACCGGTTACCACTACCCGCACTGGGTAACGGTTTCACTCTGA
- the nrdR gene encoding transcriptional regulator NrdR, which translates to MRCPHCSAMDDKVLESRQNSSGSSIRRRRECNICGYRFTSYERIEDKPLMVIKRDGRREPFDLNKIGRGVRSCTEKLKISENEIDQLLQNIEDAIMLKVGSKREIASSDIGDETLKQLREVDLVAYVRFAAVYKAFNDLGQFIAEIQKLGKELA; encoded by the coding sequence ATGAGATGCCCACATTGTTCAGCAATGGACGACAAGGTCCTTGAATCCAGACAAAATTCCAGTGGTTCTTCAATCAGAAGAAGACGGGAGTGCAATATCTGTGGTTACCGATTCACCAGTTATGAACGTATCGAAGACAAGCCCCTGATGGTGATTAAACGCGACGGGAGAAGAGAGCCCTTCGACTTGAACAAGATCGGTCGAGGAGTACGCTCCTGTACCGAGAAACTGAAGATCAGCGAGAATGAGATTGACCAGCTGCTGCAGAACATCGAGGATGCCATCATGCTCAAGGTGGGAAGCAAGCGGGAGATTGCATCCAGCGATATTGGAGATGAAACGCTCAAGCAGCTCAGAGAAGTTGACCTGGTCGCCTATGTCCGGTTTGCTGCTGTCTACAAGGCATTCAATGACCTGGGACAGTTCATCGCAGAAATCCAAAAGCTGGGCAAGGAACTTGCCTAG
- the aroC gene encoding chorismate synthase: protein MGHNSFGTAYTVTTFGESHGPALGVIIDGVEPGFRIDEEAIQREMDRRRPGANPTGTERNEIDKLTILSGLYEGITTGTPIAMILYSTNQRSADYSHLEQVFRPGHADWTFFQKYGIRDIRGGGRSSGRETSARVAAGALAKQLLGKRGITIKAGTVQVGDVVAHKRDWDETDNPLSCPDKDAAQSMVSLIEQVRSEKDSIGGVIECRVEGVRPGLGEPVFGKLEALLSHAVMSIGAVKGIQFGDGFACASMRGSQFNDQRTSDGFLSNHAGGILGGISSGQEIILQAAIKPTASIGKSQLTVTKNNETTNLEIEGRHDPCICSRAVVVIESMVAITLLDLYYTAFGKA from the coding sequence ATGGGGCACAACAGTTTTGGCACAGCATATACCGTCACCACATTTGGTGAGTCACATGGACCTGCTTTGGGAGTTATCATCGATGGGGTCGAACCCGGCTTCAGGATTGATGAGGAGGCCATCCAAAGAGAGATGGACCGCCGTAGGCCGGGAGCAAACCCAACAGGTACCGAGCGAAATGAAATTGACAAGCTGACCATTCTCAGTGGTCTCTATGAGGGGATCACAACCGGCACCCCGATTGCCATGATTCTCTACAGCACCAACCAGCGATCAGCCGATTACTCCCATCTGGAACAGGTATTCCGGCCCGGTCACGCAGACTGGACATTCTTCCAGAAGTACGGGATCAGGGATATCCGCGGCGGCGGACGCTCAAGTGGGAGAGAGACCAGCGCGAGGGTTGCAGCCGGGGCTTTGGCCAAGCAGCTCCTCGGCAAGCGAGGCATCACAATCAAGGCAGGCACCGTGCAGGTGGGAGATGTCGTTGCCCACAAGAGAGATTGGGATGAAACGGATAATCCCCTCTCCTGCCCGGATAAAGACGCTGCACAATCAATGGTATCTCTCATTGAACAGGTAAGAAGTGAGAAAGATAGCATTGGTGGAGTTATAGAGTGCCGGGTAGAAGGAGTGAGACCAGGGCTCGGTGAGCCGGTATTCGGAAAACTTGAAGCATTGCTCAGCCATGCCGTGATGAGCATTGGAGCTGTCAAAGGGATCCAGTTCGGCGATGGATTTGCCTGTGCATCCATGCGTGGCAGCCAGTTCAATGACCAGAGGACCAGTGATGGATTCCTTTCCAACCATGCAGGGGGTATCCTTGGCGGTATCTCCTCAGGGCAGGAGATCATCCTGCAGGCAGCAATCAAGCCAACTGCATCCATTGGGAAATCCCAGCTGACCGTCACCAAGAATAACGAGACCACCAACTTGGAAATTGAAGGGCGTCATGACCCTTGCATCTGCAGCCGCGCTGTGGTGGTCATCGAATCAATGGTCGCAATCACCCTGCTTGACCTTTATTACACTGCATTTGGGAAGGCATGA